From a single Bryobacter aggregatus MPL3 genomic region:
- a CDS encoding DUF1501 domain-containing protein, producing the protein MKTEDILTLHRTRRHFFRDCGIGLAAQTLMGAVQHHEAKIDHVIYLFMCGGPSQLELFDYKPELSKYDGKTAPDSLLKGKRFAFMDTFAKDPPKMLGTRRNFKQYGQSGMHFSDLVPNIAKVADNLTMFHGISTENFNHGPAKLFVNTGSIRPGRPSIGSWVTYGLGSESKDLPGFVVLQSGPRGPRGGSTLWSSGFIPTSYQGVPFRSTGDPILNLSSPKGVSSDQQRQTIEALRDLNALEKNFTGDNEIDTRITQYEMAFRMQTSGPELIDFAKESPATIEAYGAKPGAPEHAFANNCLLARRLVERGVRFVQLYHTDWDHHDDLTKPLDQVCREVDQASAALIADLKQRGLLDRTLVIWGGEFGRTPMGEVREKGKIGRNHHIDAFSLFMAGGGLKPGSILGVTDELGFSPTGDKMHVHDIQATLLHLLGIDHKKLTYRYQGRDFRLTDVSGEVLHKALA; encoded by the coding sequence ATGAAAACTGAAGACATCCTCACCCTCCATCGCACCCGGCGTCACTTCTTTCGTGACTGCGGCATCGGCCTTGCGGCGCAGACTCTGATGGGCGCAGTCCAACACCATGAGGCGAAGATCGACCACGTCATCTATCTCTTCATGTGTGGTGGCCCGAGCCAGCTCGAGCTCTTCGATTACAAGCCGGAGCTGTCCAAGTACGACGGCAAGACCGCGCCCGATTCCTTGCTCAAGGGCAAGCGCTTCGCCTTCATGGACACCTTTGCGAAGGACCCGCCCAAGATGCTCGGCACCCGCCGCAACTTCAAGCAATATGGGCAATCGGGAATGCACTTCTCAGACCTGGTGCCCAACATCGCGAAGGTTGCCGACAACCTCACGATGTTCCACGGCATCTCGACGGAGAACTTCAACCATGGCCCGGCGAAGCTCTTTGTCAACACTGGCTCCATTCGTCCCGGACGCCCCAGCATTGGCAGTTGGGTCACCTATGGCCTGGGCAGCGAATCGAAAGATCTGCCGGGTTTCGTTGTGCTGCAATCGGGTCCGCGCGGTCCCCGTGGCGGTTCGACGCTGTGGTCCAGCGGCTTCATCCCGACAAGCTATCAGGGCGTCCCCTTCCGTTCGACGGGCGACCCCATTCTGAATCTGTCGAGTCCCAAGGGCGTCAGCAGCGACCAGCAACGCCAGACCATCGAGGCGTTGCGCGACCTGAACGCGCTCGAGAAAAACTTCACCGGCGACAACGAAATCGATACTCGCATCACGCAATATGAGATGGCCTTCCGGATGCAAACCTCAGGTCCGGAACTGATCGATTTCGCGAAAGAATCGCCGGCCACGATCGAAGCCTATGGCGCCAAGCCCGGCGCGCCGGAGCATGCCTTCGCCAACAACTGCTTGCTGGCGCGACGGTTGGTGGAACGTGGCGTCCGCTTCGTGCAGCTCTATCACACCGATTGGGACCATCACGACGATCTGACGAAGCCGCTCGATCAGGTTTGCCGCGAAGTCGATCAGGCTTCGGCCGCCCTCATTGCCGACCTCAAACAGCGCGGTTTGCTCGATCGCACGCTGGTCATCTGGGGCGGGGAATTTGGCCGCACACCGATGGGCGAAGTGCGTGAGAAGGGCAAGATCGGCCGCAACCATCACATCGATGCCTTCTCGTTATTCATGGCTGGCGGAGGCCTCAAGCCCGGCTCCATCCTTGGCGTAACGGACGAACTCGGCTTCTCTCCGACTGGCGACAAGATGCACGTCCACGACATCCAGGCGACGCTGCTGCACCTCTTGGGCATCGATCACAAAAAGCTAACCTATCGCTACCAGGGCCGCGACTTCCGCCTGACGGATGTCTCGGGCGAAGTGCTGCACAAGGCGCTTGCTTAG
- a CDS encoding ABC transporter permease has product MSLWTRMTNLTRAEKIRLDLDAEIESHIAEAVAEGRDPEEARRAFGSMLRHREQSYDVKVATWLDSLRADVVFGSRQIRKHRIASASAILSLALAIGACTAAFRLIDALLLRPLPVASPEKLHYLAIEGTNDAGKKFMAASFDYPQFQILRDAVKDRAVLLAVSYPGRISLSFGGEAEMEQAYRQHISGSAFAVFGLKPALGRLLSSTDDERPGAHPFAVLSYDYWQRRFGGDPGVIGKRLVMSDSPLEIIGVLEEGFTGTEPGTMTDVFVPMMVNASAVPSMRVNWFRIWAQVEPTQTREVLRQALQAAIQGVRKERVKDWPTSSLPRIREQYLAPSLELLSAYSGVSALQIGYRESLRVLSVLIGLVLLIACANVANLMAAQAASRMREMALRISIGAGRGRLLQLVLMESFLLALFASVLGGLFAWWAAPFVVSAINPANNPARLVLPADWRVLFFACGLAVVVTFLFGLMPALRVTATDPVADLKGGGNPHSKRRLMYVLVSAQVAFCLVVHFVGGLFVASFERLSQQPLGFSAERVVGIEVESPEALGPQTWSQIAQKLQQIPGVEAAGYSNAPFLGGSSWSEAVRMNGEVLSNALSVDAVGASPGWFNVMKIPIRAGRDFQPQDQKRKVAIVNQAFADRHSDGKSPVGQYLERSIDLTRTERIEIVGLIGNIRYRELKEDFRPMMAIPFSSVDADGKEQLRRFGTFLIRTSGDPIPMIPTLRKEIPMRVYNIRTQQEMVDSHYVRERLLALLSVFFASVALLLAGIGLYGVLDYSVWQRRREIAIRMALGAKREDVIWSVGISVVAMIGIGLIAGLSAGLGTQHYVQNLLFAVKTNELHLLWIPCLTIAGAGVIAAIPPLFRALRVAPASLLRAD; this is encoded by the coding sequence ATGTCACTTTGGACACGCATGACAAACCTGACCCGAGCGGAAAAGATCCGGCTCGATCTCGATGCCGAGATCGAGTCGCATATTGCGGAGGCAGTGGCAGAGGGTCGCGATCCCGAGGAAGCACGGCGGGCTTTCGGCTCGATGCTGCGCCATCGGGAGCAGAGCTATGACGTGAAAGTAGCCACCTGGCTCGACTCGTTGCGGGCCGATGTGGTGTTTGGCTCGCGTCAGATTCGCAAGCACCGGATCGCATCAGCATCGGCCATCCTGTCGCTGGCATTGGCGATTGGCGCTTGTACGGCCGCCTTTCGGTTGATCGATGCCCTGTTGCTGCGGCCCTTGCCGGTGGCGAGCCCGGAGAAGTTGCACTATCTAGCGATCGAGGGGACCAATGATGCCGGGAAGAAATTCATGGCCGCTTCATTTGACTATCCCCAGTTCCAGATCTTGCGGGATGCAGTGAAGGACCGCGCCGTGTTGCTCGCAGTTTCCTATCCGGGCCGCATCAGTCTCAGCTTTGGGGGCGAAGCAGAGATGGAACAGGCTTATCGCCAACACATTTCCGGGAGCGCATTCGCGGTGTTTGGGCTCAAGCCTGCATTGGGTCGGCTGTTGAGTAGCACGGACGATGAGAGGCCTGGCGCACATCCTTTCGCGGTCCTGTCCTATGACTATTGGCAGCGACGCTTTGGAGGCGATCCCGGTGTGATCGGCAAGCGCCTTGTGATGAGTGACAGCCCGCTCGAAATCATTGGAGTGCTGGAAGAAGGTTTCACAGGAACCGAGCCCGGGACCATGACAGACGTCTTTGTGCCGATGATGGTCAATGCTTCTGCGGTGCCTAGCATGCGAGTGAACTGGTTTCGCATCTGGGCACAAGTAGAGCCAACACAGACGCGGGAAGTTCTGCGGCAGGCTTTGCAGGCGGCGATCCAGGGAGTGCGCAAAGAAAGAGTAAAAGATTGGCCAACGTCGAGTTTGCCGCGAATACGGGAACAGTATCTGGCTCCGAGCTTGGAGCTACTGTCTGCGTATTCCGGAGTTTCGGCCTTGCAAATTGGCTATCGCGAATCGCTGCGAGTCCTGAGCGTCTTAATTGGACTGGTGTTGCTGATCGCCTGCGCGAATGTGGCGAATCTCATGGCGGCGCAAGCAGCATCGCGAATGCGAGAGATGGCATTGCGAATTTCAATCGGAGCGGGCCGGGGACGTTTGCTGCAACTTGTGCTGATGGAAAGCTTCTTGCTTGCCCTGTTCGCTTCGGTGCTCGGGGGACTGTTCGCATGGTGGGCCGCCCCGTTCGTGGTGAGTGCGATCAACCCCGCCAACAACCCTGCGCGGCTCGTCCTGCCCGCGGACTGGCGTGTGCTTTTCTTCGCGTGCGGCCTGGCCGTAGTTGTGACATTTCTATTCGGTTTGATGCCGGCACTACGAGTCACCGCCACGGATCCAGTCGCGGATTTGAAGGGTGGTGGCAACCCTCATTCGAAGCGCCGCCTGATGTATGTACTGGTATCGGCGCAAGTTGCATTCTGCTTGGTGGTCCACTTTGTCGGGGGCCTTTTCGTTGCGAGCTTTGAACGATTGTCGCAACAGCCGCTTGGCTTCTCCGCAGAGAGAGTGGTGGGAATCGAAGTCGAGTCTCCGGAGGCACTGGGGCCACAGACGTGGAGCCAGATAGCGCAAAAGCTGCAACAGATTCCTGGAGTGGAGGCTGCGGGTTACAGCAATGCCCCATTCCTCGGAGGAAGCAGTTGGAGCGAGGCGGTTCGGATGAATGGAGAAGTGCTGAGCAACGCTCTTTCCGTAGATGCAGTGGGAGCATCGCCGGGATGGTTCAACGTGATGAAAATTCCGATCCGTGCGGGACGGGATTTCCAGCCCCAAGATCAAAAACGTAAAGTGGCCATCGTCAACCAAGCCTTTGCTGACCGGCATTCCGATGGGAAGAGCCCAGTTGGTCAGTACTTAGAGAGGTCGATTGACCTGACTCGCACGGAGAGAATCGAGATTGTCGGACTCATTGGAAACATACGCTATCGCGAGCTAAAAGAAGATTTTCGTCCCATGATGGCGATTCCTTTCTCGAGCGTAGATGCTGACGGGAAGGAACAGTTGCGGCGTTTCGGAACCTTTCTGATACGGACCAGTGGCGACCCGATTCCGATGATTCCTACCTTACGGAAGGAGATTCCGATGCGCGTCTATAACATCCGCACCCAGCAGGAAATGGTGGATTCTCACTATGTGCGGGAACGGCTGCTGGCGCTGTTATCGGTCTTTTTTGCGAGCGTTGCACTCTTGCTTGCGGGTATTGGGCTTTATGGAGTGCTGGACTACAGCGTTTGGCAGCGGCGCCGCGAGATCGCGATCCGAATGGCGCTTGGGGCCAAGAGAGAGGACGTGATCTGGAGCGTTGGCATATCCGTCGTCGCGATGATCGGCATTGGACTGATCGCGGGACTGAGCGCTGGATTGGGCACGCAGCACTACGTACAAAACCTACTCTTTGCAGTGAAAACGAATGAGCTGCACCTGCTGTGGATCCCTTGCCTGACGATTGCGGGCGCGGGAGTGATTGCCGCGATTCCGCCTCTATTCCGCGCGCTGCGAGTGGCGCCTGCCTCACTCCTGCGAGCCGACTAA
- a CDS encoding ABC transporter permease, which yields MSLWSRIANVVRSSRVRREIDEELEAHIADAVEAGRDEAEARRAFGSPLRQREESEDAQLATWLDSLHSDAVFGWRQIRKHRVASAAAILSLALAIGACTSAFRLIDALLLRPLPISHPERLYTLFFDHHTYTGELVKANSFDYPMFERFRDAAGKDADVMGISGRQRVAVSYGGEKDFERADMQYVSGATFQTFGLKAAAGRLLTAEDDRTPDAHPYVVISNPYWQQRFGADPEIVGRKLQIGARSYQIVGVLEPGFTGTEPGLMTDLFIPTMMNAEWVKDSSVGWIRTWVQLKPGTDGEALRQRLSAGMLSLRLERYGTQAGTPRLHLDATGNGNSELQTTYRNSMLVLASLVALVLLIACVNVANLMSALGAARGREMALRVSIGAGRARLVQLVMVESLILAALATVLGVLFAWWASPLVIAMISTSSDPVRLALPTDGRLLCFALGLAVGVSLLFGLPPALRASRLTPLHALKGDRSPHSRHRLMQALVAAQVAFCFVVQLTAGMFVASFERLSHQTLGFEANGLLTIDAETPERQLLEKWQEIAERLRQVDGVESVAISAWPLMGKSSATLSLSIPGKKLDDHATIYQLGVGSNWLATMKIPLLQGRDYRPTESAQVAMVNQLFIDQYFPGESGVGRILMRKSRAPRGGQKETAIEIVGVVGNARYTELREPIYPTVYLPLNAHSNTKDGATFVVRTQGPPLSLAGQLRREIMQSNGGFRVIALATQDELVRSKTIRERMLAVLSLFFAVVALVLASVGLYGVLDYSVLQRRKEIGIRMALGAKSFDIAGMISAGVVGMIAVGAAVGISAGMMAEQYFRSLLFGVKPTETSLVLIPALVICGAALLAAMPALLRALRVDPAEMLRAE from the coding sequence ATGTCACTCTGGTCTCGCATCGCAAACGTAGTCCGATCGTCGCGGGTGCGTCGCGAGATCGATGAGGAATTGGAAGCTCATATCGCAGACGCCGTCGAGGCGGGTCGCGATGAGGCGGAGGCGAGGCGGGCCTTTGGATCGCCGTTGCGCCAGCGAGAGGAGAGTGAGGACGCCCAACTGGCGACCTGGCTTGATTCTTTGCACTCCGATGCTGTATTTGGATGGAGGCAGATCCGGAAGCATCGCGTGGCCTCAGCAGCCGCGATCCTTTCGCTTGCACTTGCGATTGGAGCTTGCACCTCGGCCTTTCGCTTGATCGATGCGCTGTTGCTGCGGCCCCTGCCAATCTCCCACCCGGAGCGGCTTTACACGCTGTTCTTCGACCATCACACCTACACCGGGGAGCTCGTCAAGGCGAACTCTTTCGACTATCCGATGTTCGAGCGATTTCGAGACGCAGCCGGGAAAGATGCGGACGTCATGGGGATCTCTGGGCGCCAGCGAGTCGCGGTCAGCTACGGCGGCGAGAAGGATTTCGAACGAGCCGACATGCAGTATGTCTCGGGCGCAACTTTCCAGACATTTGGGCTGAAGGCCGCAGCTGGCCGCCTGTTGACCGCCGAGGATGACCGCACGCCCGATGCCCATCCCTACGTCGTGATTTCGAACCCGTACTGGCAGCAACGTTTTGGAGCAGACCCCGAGATCGTGGGCCGCAAGCTTCAGATTGGCGCTCGCAGCTACCAGATTGTCGGCGTCCTCGAGCCGGGCTTTACCGGAACGGAACCCGGCTTGATGACGGATCTTTTCATCCCGACAATGATGAATGCCGAATGGGTGAAGGATTCCAGTGTCGGCTGGATCCGAACCTGGGTGCAACTCAAACCCGGGACCGATGGAGAAGCCCTTCGGCAAAGACTGAGCGCGGGCATGCTTTCGCTCCGACTCGAGCGCTACGGAACGCAGGCAGGGACTCCCCGACTGCATCTGGACGCGACAGGCAACGGAAATTCCGAACTCCAGACGACTTACCGCAATTCGATGCTCGTTCTTGCAAGCCTGGTGGCGTTGGTGCTGCTGATCGCCTGCGTCAATGTCGCCAATCTGATGAGTGCGCTCGGGGCAGCGCGCGGTCGAGAAATGGCGCTTCGTGTTTCGATCGGCGCCGGGCGGGCCAGGCTGGTGCAATTGGTGATGGTCGAGAGCCTGATTCTGGCAGCGCTGGCGACTGTATTGGGAGTTCTTTTTGCTTGGTGGGCGTCGCCCCTCGTGATCGCGATGATCAGTACCAGTTCCGATCCTGTTCGGCTGGCTCTGCCAACAGACGGAAGATTGCTATGCTTCGCACTCGGATTGGCGGTGGGCGTCAGCCTGTTATTTGGACTGCCGCCTGCGTTGCGTGCTTCGCGCTTGACGCCGCTGCATGCGTTGAAGGGGGACCGGAGTCCGCACTCGCGTCATCGACTGATGCAAGCGCTGGTTGCGGCACAAGTAGCCTTCTGCTTTGTGGTCCAGCTCACGGCAGGAATGTTTGTCGCCAGCTTTGAGCGACTCTCGCATCAAACGCTTGGCTTTGAGGCCAATGGCCTATTGACGATCGACGCCGAAACACCGGAACGACAGTTGCTCGAGAAATGGCAAGAGATTGCGGAACGCCTGCGTCAGGTGGATGGGGTCGAGTCGGTTGCAATCTCAGCGTGGCCGCTGATGGGAAAAAGCTCGGCGACCCTCAGCCTCTCCATTCCTGGAAAGAAGCTGGACGATCACGCGACCATCTATCAGCTTGGCGTGGGCTCCAATTGGCTGGCCACGATGAAGATTCCGCTGCTGCAGGGCCGCGACTATCGCCCGACCGAATCGGCTCAGGTTGCGATGGTGAACCAGCTCTTCATCGATCAGTACTTTCCGGGGGAGAGCGGGGTGGGCCGCATTCTGATGAGGAAGTCCAGGGCGCCGAGAGGCGGGCAAAAGGAGACGGCGATCGAGATTGTGGGAGTGGTCGGAAACGCACGCTACACCGAGCTTCGAGAGCCCATCTATCCCACCGTCTACCTCCCGCTCAACGCTCATTCGAATACGAAGGATGGAGCCACTTTTGTGGTCCGGACCCAAGGGCCGCCGCTCTCGCTGGCTGGACAATTGCGGCGTGAAATCATGCAAAGCAACGGCGGCTTTCGCGTCATCGCGCTTGCCACCCAGGACGAACTGGTGCGATCGAAAACCATTCGAGAACGCATGCTGGCCGTGCTTTCGCTGTTCTTTGCCGTCGTTGCCCTGGTATTGGCGTCGGTGGGACTCTATGGGGTGCTGGACTACTCGGTGCTGCAACGGCGGAAGGAGATCGGAATCCGCATGGCGCTCGGTGCAAAGTCCTTCGATATCGCCGGTATGATCTCTGCCGGCGTGGTGGGGATGATCGCCGTGGGCGCAGCCGTCGGTATCAGTGCCGGCATGATGGCCGAGCAGTACTTCAGGAGTTTGCTTTTTGGGGTGAAGCCGACAGAGACATCCCTCGTGTTGATTCCGGCACTCGTAATTTGTGGCGCCGCACTGCTGGCGGCCATGCCTGCGCTCTTGCGCGCGCTTCGTGTGGATCCGGCAGAAATGTTGAGAGCGGAGTAA
- a CDS encoding PadR family transcriptional regulator codes for MKKPDSLQGSLDLMVLKILSRRPGLHGYAIMTAIREMSDEVLRVEEGSLYPALHRMEEAGFVKAAWVVKDTGRRARTYDLTVAGRKQLAAEETRWDEVTAAVNRVLRMA; via the coding sequence ATGAAGAAACCTGACAGCCTGCAAGGTTCGCTCGACCTGATGGTCCTCAAGATTCTTTCGCGTCGTCCAGGCCTGCACGGATACGCGATTATGACCGCGATTCGGGAGATGTCCGACGAGGTGCTGCGGGTGGAGGAGGGGTCTCTCTACCCTGCCCTACACCGGATGGAAGAAGCCGGGTTTGTGAAGGCGGCCTGGGTGGTGAAGGATACCGGACGCCGGGCTCGCACCTACGATCTGACGGTTGCCGGCAGGAAGCAACTCGCCGCGGAAGAGACGCGCTGGGATGAAGTGACCGCGGCAGTCAATCGGGTTCTCAGGATGGCATGA
- a CDS encoding peptidylprolyl isomerase, protein MASKSYPAPPPMSIDTSKKYTATFDTSKGQIVVDLFPQNAPNTVNNFVFLAKDGFYDGLNFHRVINDFMIQGGCPEGSGRGGPGYRFNDEFQGNSNWLKHQVGSLAMANAGPNTNGSQFYITHIKTDWLDGKHTVFGQVKTGQDIVNAIQQGDKLTSVTISEA, encoded by the coding sequence ATGGCATCTAAATCCTACCCGGCCCCGCCGCCGATGTCGATCGACACGAGCAAGAAGTACACTGCCACTTTCGACACCTCCAAAGGTCAGATCGTTGTCGATCTGTTTCCACAGAATGCACCAAACACGGTGAACAATTTTGTCTTCCTTGCAAAGGACGGCTTTTACGACGGACTGAACTTCCATCGCGTGATCAATGATTTCATGATCCAGGGTGGCTGCCCGGAAGGCAGTGGCCGTGGCGGTCCTGGCTATCGCTTCAATGATGAGTTCCAGGGCAATAGCAACTGGCTGAAGCACCAGGTGGGCAGCCTTGCGATGGCGAATGCCGGTCCCAACACGAACGGCAGCCAGTTCTACATCACGCATATCAAGACCGATTGGCTCGACGGCAAGCACACGGTGTTTGGCCAGGTGAAGACCGGCCAGGACATCGTCAATGCGATCCAGCAGGGCGACAAGCTGACCAGCGTGACGATCAGCGAAGCTTAG
- a CDS encoding NADH-quinone oxidoreductase subunit NuoB: MITLQNQFEQNFVTTSVDYVFNWARKSAIWPLSFGLACCAIEMIASTTSRFDIARFGAEVFRPSPRQADLMIVAGTVSLKMAPVIKRIYDQMPEPKWVISMGACSSVGGPFNTYSVLQGVDKIIPVDVYITGCPPRPENLFYGLMKLQDKIDQMKTLTRKPTHVRLNEGMLKDFEKRVQIG; the protein is encoded by the coding sequence GTGATCACGCTCCAGAATCAGTTTGAGCAAAACTTTGTCACCACCTCGGTGGACTACGTCTTCAATTGGGCTCGCAAGTCTGCCATTTGGCCTCTCAGCTTTGGCTTGGCTTGCTGTGCCATTGAGATGATCGCTAGCACCACCTCGCGCTTCGACATTGCTCGTTTCGGCGCAGAAGTCTTTCGTCCCTCTCCGCGCCAGGCCGATCTCATGATTGTCGCCGGTACGGTGAGCCTCAAAATGGCGCCCGTCATCAAACGCATCTATGACCAGATGCCCGAGCCGAAGTGGGTGATCTCGATGGGCGCCTGCTCGAGCGTCGGCGGCCCCTTCAACACCTATTCGGTCTTGCAGGGAGTGGACAAAATCATCCCGGTCGATGTCTACATCACCGGTTGTCCGCCACGCCCCGAGAATCTTTTCTATGGCTTGATGAAGCTGCAGGATAAGATTGACCAGATGAAGACGCTCACGCGCAAGCCGACCCATGTCCGCTTGAATGAGGGGATGTTGAAGGACTTTGAAAAGCGCGTACAGATCGGATGA
- the pgeF gene encoding peptidoglycan editing factor PgeF yields MIHAPHFKELFAIEHGFGTRDEESWLPSAGHAWAKQIHSDRVIRATTEGLQGEADAVVTTVPELWVSIRTADCLPILLADPGAGVVAAVHAGWRGTAAKIVAKTVEKMVELGAELTTIHAAIGPGIGLCCFEVGPEVSSEFGVTGRSCIDLAGVNERQLQLAGLELENIWISAQCTKCNPELFHSYRAEPGTAGRMVSAIRLV; encoded by the coding sequence ATGATCCACGCTCCGCACTTCAAAGAACTTTTTGCGATCGAGCATGGCTTTGGGACTCGGGACGAGGAGTCCTGGCTGCCTTCAGCCGGACATGCCTGGGCGAAGCAGATTCATTCTGACCGGGTGATTCGCGCCACAACTGAAGGCCTGCAAGGCGAAGCAGATGCCGTGGTGACCACGGTGCCGGAGTTGTGGGTCTCCATTCGTACCGCCGATTGCCTACCGATCCTGCTCGCCGATCCGGGAGCGGGTGTTGTGGCTGCGGTTCACGCCGGGTGGCGCGGTACAGCCGCAAAGATCGTTGCAAAGACGGTGGAGAAAATGGTTGAGCTCGGCGCCGAGCTTACGACGATTCATGCGGCGATCGGGCCTGGCATTGGCCTGTGCTGTTTCGAGGTTGGCCCGGAGGTCTCGTCAGAGTTCGGTGTGACAGGCCGCAGTTGTATTGATCTTGCCGGAGTGAACGAACGGCAACTCCAACTTGCAGGCCTTGAACTGGAGAACATCTGGATCTCGGCGCAATGTACGAAGTGCAATCCCGAGTTGTTTCATTCCTATCGCGCTGAGCCGGGTACTGCCGGCCGCATGGTGAGCGCGATTCGTCTTGTCTGA
- a CDS encoding sigma-70 family RNA polymerase sigma factor — MRPDPSPDDEVVLRKVSASDSLPVTVLLQKWRDGDQSALDLLTPIVYSELRRLAGHSIRRERPGHTLQPTALLHEAYAKLAQQGQHDWQNRAHFFGVAAHIMRLILVDHARKKKRIRRGSGAVNLQLNESLDAVQQRPALLVQLDDALNELAKFDERKAKVIEMRFFAGMSLEETAEALGVGVATIGREQRLAQAWIGRYLSPAEEKNCE, encoded by the coding sequence ATGAGGCCGGATCCCTCTCCCGATGATGAGGTAGTCTTACGGAAGGTGTCTGCTTCTGATTCCCTTCCAGTTACTGTGTTGCTCCAAAAATGGCGCGATGGGGACCAGTCTGCTCTCGACCTGCTGACTCCGATCGTTTACAGTGAACTCCGGAGACTAGCCGGCCATTCCATCCGCCGCGAAAGGCCTGGCCACACGCTGCAGCCCACCGCGCTGCTCCATGAAGCCTACGCGAAACTCGCGCAGCAAGGCCAGCACGATTGGCAGAATCGGGCTCATTTTTTTGGCGTGGCTGCCCATATCATGCGGCTGATTCTGGTGGATCATGCCAGGAAGAAGAAGCGGATCCGGCGCGGGAGCGGAGCGGTCAATCTCCAGCTCAATGAGTCTCTCGACGCCGTGCAGCAGCGCCCCGCTCTGCTTGTCCAACTCGATGATGCACTCAACGAACTGGCAAAATTTGACGAACGCAAGGCGAAGGTCATCGAGATGAGATTCTTTGCGGGAATGAGTCTGGAAGAAACGGCGGAGGCGCTTGGCGTCGGTGTGGCGACGATTGGCCGCGAACAGCGGTTGGCGCAAGCCTGGATTGGACGCTACCTGTCTCCCGCAGAAGAAAAGAATTGCGAATGA